The stretch of DNA TGCGGTAGAGCGGATCGCAGCTGCCCGCATCGAGGAGCACCGCGTCGGCCCCGAACGCGGCGGCGTTGCGGAAGGCGGATCCGACATTGTCGTGGTTGGTCAGACCCGAGAGGCCGAGCACGAGGGCCGGAGCCGGTGGCGGCGGCACGATCGTAGCCGCGTCGGGCTCTGCCCCGCGCAGGCCGATTGCCAGCACCCCGCGGTGAATCGGAAAGCCCGTGACGGCGCTCATCACGGCCTTGGCGGCACAGTAGACCGGCGGCGGTTCCGGGCAGGCGGCGACGGCGTCAGCCAGTCCCGGCCAGCGCTCCGGCGCGAGCAGGATCGATTCCGCGCAGAAGCGGCTCCGTCGGCCGAGGAGCAGGCGCAGGGTCACCTCGCCCTCGGCGATGAAGCGACCGGCGCGGCCGACGAGGTCGCGCTCGCGCATCCGTGCGTAGGCGTCGAGGCGCGGGTCGCCCGGATCGGCGATCGTCTCCGGGACCGTCGCGGTCGCCGCCACCTCAGCCCTGCGCGCGCTCGGTCCGGCTCGCGAGCGGGTCGGCCTCGGCCTTGGTCGGCACCTTCACCAGCGCCTCGCCGTCGAGGACGGTCTCGCCCGCCACCGCGCAGCGGCAGGCGAGCCGCGCGCGTCGCCGCTCGGGCATCAGCTCGGCGACCGTGACGGTGACCTCGACGACGTCGCCGATGCGCACCGGCGCGCGGAAGTTCAGGGTCTGCGAGATGTAGACGGCCCCCGGTCCCGGCAGGCGCGTGCCGAGAACCGCCGAGATCAACCCCGCCGTGTACAGGCCGTGGGCGATACGCGTGCCGAAGGGCGTGCGCGCCGCGAAGTGCTCGGAGAGATGGATCGGGTTGCGGTCGCCGGTGATCTCGGCAAATCCCACCACGTCCGATGAGGCGATGGTCTTCGACAGAGTCTCCGACAGCCCGACCTCGAGATCCTCGAAATAGAGCACGCGCAATTCGGGCAGCATGGCTCGGCAGGCCTCCAGTTCCGTCCGGTCGCCCGTGTGGTGCGGCCGGCCTCTGCAATCCGCCTCGCACGATCGCGCCGCCGAATCCACCCGGACAAAGGCGCAAGAGCCTCGAACTTTCTTGAGCTGCGGGCGCAGATTTCTCAACAGGCCTCGACAGGCGGGCGGCCGTCGGCGAAGACGCGCGCCGTGATCGCCGAAGATGTGCAACGGGCCGAGCCGCCCTCCCTCCGTCCGATCGTCGCCCGCGTGGCGGCGCTCAATCTCGGCTATTTCGGCATCGAGATCGCCGTGGCGCTCGCCATCGGCTCGGTGGCGCTGATCGCCGACAGCCTCGACTTCCTGGAGGATGCGGCGATCAACCTGCTGATCGTCGCGGGCCTGGGCTGGAGCGCGCGCAACCGTGCGCGGCTCGGCACCGCGATGGCGGGCATCCTGCTGCTGCCGGCGCTCGCGGGCGCCTGGGCGGCCTACGCGAAGTCTACCGACTTCGTGGCTCCCGCGGCGCTGCCGCTGACCCTCACCGGCCTCGGGGCGCTGGCGGTGAACCTCGCCTGCGCGCTGATGCTGGCCCGGCACCGCACCGGCGCGGGCAGCCTGACCCGGGCGGCCTATCTTTCGGCCCGCAACGACGCCTTCGCCAACCTCGCGATCATCGCGGCCGGGCTGGTGACCGCCCTCCACCCTTCGCCCTGGCCGGATCTCGTCGCCGCGGCCGGGATCGCGATCCTCAACGCGGATTCCGCCGCCGACATCCTCCGGGCCGCGGCGGCCGAGCGCCGGGCCGCCGGATGACGACACCCATGCGCATCTTCCCGATCTCCGACCTGCACCTGGAGCGGCGGCGGCTCGACCTGATCGCGCCGCCGGCCGAGCCCTTCGACATCCTGGCCTGTCCGGGCGACCTCCACGAAGGCCACCCCGAGCGGGGCCTCGCGGCGCTTCTGCACCTCGCGCAGGGCCGGCCGATCGTGCTGGTGCCGGGCAACCACGAACGCTACGCCCCGACCGGCGACCCGCGCACGGCGCCCGAGCTGCTGGCGGCCCTGGAGGTGGAGGTCGCCCGGGTGAACGGGCTCGGCGCGCGCATCCACCTGCTTCAGAACGCGCAGAGCTGCGTCATCGACGGCATGCGCTTCATCGGCACCACTTTGTGGAGCGACTGGACCCTGGCCGGGCGCTGGCTCAGCCCCGATGCGCCCCATCGCCCCGAGGATCCGGTGGCTTACGCGGCCGCGCGCATGACCGATCCGGTCACCGGCTCCCGGGAATATCTTGGCTCCATCCGCAAGGCCGACGGCACCCCCTGGCAGCCGGCAGACGCGATGGCGGCCCACCGGATCGAGCGGGCAGCTCTGCACGCGGCGCTCCGGATCGGCCATGACGGCCCGACCGTGGTCGTGACCCATCACCCGGCGAGCCCCCTGGCGGCCGATCGGTTCCGGCCCGAGCCCGGGGTCCCGTGGTGGGTGCCGGCCTTCTACGCCTCCACGGCGCTCGACGACCTCGCCGATTGCGAACGGCCGGACCTATGGATCTCCGGCCATTTCCACGCGGGTCACGACCTGTGGATCGGCCGGTGCCGCTGGGTGG from Methylobacterium sp. PvR107 encodes:
- the croR gene encoding 3-hydroxybutyryl-CoA dehydratase translates to MLPELRVLYFEDLEVGLSETLSKTIASSDVVGFAEITGDRNPIHLSEHFAARTPFGTRIAHGLYTAGLISAVLGTRLPGPGAVYISQTLNFRAPVRIGDVVEVTVTVAELMPERRRARLACRCAVAGETVLDGEALVKVPTKAEADPLASRTERAQG
- a CDS encoding cation transporter, whose product is MIAEDVQRAEPPSLRPIVARVAALNLGYFGIEIAVALAIGSVALIADSLDFLEDAAINLLIVAGLGWSARNRARLGTAMAGILLLPALAGAWAAYAKSTDFVAPAALPLTLTGLGALAVNLACALMLARHRTGAGSLTRAAYLSARNDAFANLAIIAAGLVTALHPSPWPDLVAAAGIAILNADSAADILRAAAAERRAAG
- a CDS encoding metallophosphoesterase, with amino-acid sequence MRIFPISDLHLERRRLDLIAPPAEPFDILACPGDLHEGHPERGLAALLHLAQGRPIVLVPGNHERYAPTGDPRTAPELLAALEVEVARVNGLGARIHLLQNAQSCVIDGMRFIGTTLWSDWTLAGRWLSPDAPHRPEDPVAYAAARMTDPVTGSREYLGSIRKADGTPWQPADAMAAHRIERAALHAALRIGHDGPTVVVTHHPASPLAADRFRPEPGVPWWVPAFYASTALDDLADCERPDLWISGHFHAGHDLWIGRCRWVANPVEGATYRADRVVVVGGA